In Janthinobacterium rivuli, a single genomic region encodes these proteins:
- the fdx gene encoding ISC system 2Fe-2S type ferredoxin, which produces MPKITVLPHPELAPEGAVFDAPENMSICDALQRNKIDIEHACGQVGACSTCHVVVVQGFDSLNELGDNEEDMLDQAWGLQPHSRLSCQARVSNADLTLELPRYTLNHAKE; this is translated from the coding sequence ATGCCAAAAATCACCGTCCTGCCCCATCCCGAGCTGGCGCCGGAAGGCGCCGTGTTCGACGCGCCCGAGAACATGAGCATTTGCGATGCATTGCAGCGCAACAAAATAGATATCGAACACGCCTGCGGCCAGGTGGGTGCCTGTTCCACCTGCCACGTGGTCGTGGTGCAGGGTTTCGACTCGCTCAACGAACTGGGCGACAATGAGGAAGACATGCTCGACCAGGCCTGGGGCTTGCAGCCCCACTCGCGCCTGTCGTGCCAGGCCCGCGTGTCAAACGCAGACCTGACGCTGGAACTGCCCCGGTACACGCTGAACCACGCCAAGGAATAG
- a CDS encoding carbonic anhydrase: MRDIIAGFLRFQKEVFPERRELFKSLATGQTPKALFISCSDSRMVPELVTQREPGELFVIRNAGNIVPSFGPEPGGVSASVEFAVAALNVTDIVICGHSDCGAMKAIATCTCLEHMPAVKNWLRHADAARMINESIEHATEQERIDGMVRANVVAQLNNIRTHPSVALGITQKRLTLHGWVYDIENGSLDALDEATGQFVPLAEHPASKM; the protein is encoded by the coding sequence ATGCGCGACATCATTGCCGGATTTCTACGTTTCCAGAAGGAAGTCTTTCCTGAACGCCGAGAGCTGTTCAAGAGCCTGGCCACGGGACAGACGCCCAAGGCCCTGTTCATTTCCTGCTCCGACAGCAGGATGGTGCCGGAACTGGTGACGCAGCGCGAACCTGGCGAACTGTTCGTCATCCGCAACGCGGGCAACATCGTACCCTCGTTTGGCCCGGAACCGGGCGGCGTGAGCGCGTCCGTCGAATTTGCCGTTGCCGCCCTGAATGTGACGGACATCGTCATTTGCGGCCATTCCGATTGCGGCGCGATGAAAGCCATCGCCACCTGCACCTGCCTCGAACACATGCCGGCGGTCAAGAACTGGCTGCGGCACGCGGATGCGGCGCGCATGATCAATGAATCGATCGAGCATGCCACGGAACAGGAGCGCATCGACGGCATGGTGCGGGCCAACGTGGTGGCGCAACTCAACAACATCCGCACCCACCCTTCGGTGGCGCTGGGCATCACGCAAAAACGCCTGACCCTGCATGGCTGGGTGTATGACATCGAAAATGGCTCGCTCGATGCGCTCGACGAGGCTACCGGCCAGTTTGTCCCGCTGGCGGAACATCCGGCCTCGAAGATGTAA
- a CDS encoding DUF6331 family protein: MTERDRKHDIQIGDETWIEFISLDGRYEQALDIDALLAGLWPLICRLETHCDAGCCGIDAFDFTCESIDTALLELDRAQLHAACLQARAAVAVAGSDVLTSNTMNHIADKRVFLQLLGHLERCLAGPRSGQAASQPR; the protein is encoded by the coding sequence ATGACCGAACGCGACCGCAAGCACGATATCCAGATCGGCGATGAGACATGGATCGAGTTCATCAGCCTTGACGGCCGCTACGAGCAGGCGCTCGACATCGACGCCCTGCTGGCCGGATTATGGCCGCTGATCTGCCGCCTGGAAACGCATTGTGACGCCGGCTGCTGCGGCATCGACGCCTTCGATTTCACGTGCGAAAGTATCGATACGGCCCTGCTTGAGCTTGACCGCGCGCAACTGCACGCTGCCTGCTTGCAAGCCCGCGCTGCCGTGGCCGTGGCCGGCAGCGACGTATTGACGAGCAACACGATGAATCATATTGCGGATAAACGCGTGTTCCTGCAGTTGCTCGGGCATCTCGAGCGCTGCCTTGCCGGCCCGCGAAGCGGCCAGGCGGCAAGCCAGCCGCGCTGA
- the lpxO gene encoding lipid A hydroxylase LpxO: MKWALLGIFVFSVLHIHFRGKVRLPFRRQIFDHSSFMAPLNLFMHTFSKVPATPYLAVEQFPELAPLQQNWQIIRDEALRMQEMKKIKAAEKNNDVGFNSFFKYGWKRFYLKWYDANHPSAQQMCPQTYALLQSIPSIKAAMFAELPQGGKLNPHRDPFAGSLRYHLGLQTPNDDRCFIDVDGERHSWRDGQAVMFDETYIHWARNDADSDRIILFCDIERPMRYRWAQGLNRWLGRTLMTAAASPNELGDQVGGVSKLFQISWTMGQYRRRFKAWNKTAYQVTRVALVVGIIALIYFI; this comes from the coding sequence ATGAAGTGGGCCTTGCTGGGCATTTTTGTGTTTTCTGTTTTACATATTCATTTTCGGGGCAAGGTGCGCCTGCCGTTCCGCCGCCAGATCTTCGATCATTCCTCGTTCATGGCGCCGCTGAACCTGTTCATGCACACCTTTTCCAAGGTGCCGGCCACGCCATATTTAGCCGTCGAGCAATTCCCGGAACTGGCGCCGCTGCAGCAGAACTGGCAAATCATCCGCGATGAAGCGCTGCGCATGCAGGAAATGAAAAAGATCAAGGCGGCTGAAAAGAACAATGACGTGGGTTTCAATTCCTTCTTTAAATATGGCTGGAAGCGTTTCTACCTGAAATGGTATGACGCGAACCACCCGTCGGCACAGCAGATGTGCCCGCAGACCTATGCGCTGCTGCAATCGATTCCCTCGATTAAAGCGGCCATGTTCGCGGAGCTGCCGCAAGGCGGCAAGCTCAACCCGCACCGCGATCCGTTCGCCGGCTCCCTGCGCTATCACCTGGGCTTGCAGACGCCGAACGACGACCGCTGCTTCATCGACGTCGATGGCGAGCGCCACAGCTGGCGCGACGGCCAGGCCGTGATGTTCGATGAAACGTATATCCACTGGGCCCGCAACGATGCCGACAGCGACCGCATCATCCTGTTCTGCGACATCGAACGCCCGATGCGCTACCGCTGGGCGCAAGGCTTGAACCGCTGGCTGGGCCGCACCCTGATGACGGCCGCCGCCTCGCCAAACGAACTGGGCGACCAGGTCGGCGGCGTGAGCAAGCTGTTCCAGATTTCCTGGACCATGGGCCAGTACCGCCGCCGCTTCAAGGCGTGGAACAAGACGGCGTACCAGGTTACCCGCGTGGCGCTGGTGGTGGGCATCATCGCGCTGATCTACTTTATCTAG
- a CDS encoding hotdog fold thioesterase — MEIWHAPLDLAILNAASEGTAMRHLGIVFTAFGPDWIEATMPVDHRTMQPFKLLHGGASVLLAETLGSMAANACLDSSRHVSVGQEINANHLRGVRGGLVTGRATPIHRGRTSQVWEIRITGDDGKLCCISRITMAVIDAPEQS, encoded by the coding sequence ATGGAAATCTGGCACGCACCGCTCGACCTGGCCATCCTCAACGCCGCCAGCGAGGGCACGGCCATGCGCCACCTGGGCATCGTATTCACGGCTTTCGGCCCCGACTGGATCGAGGCGACCATGCCCGTCGACCACCGCACCATGCAGCCTTTTAAACTGCTGCATGGCGGCGCTTCCGTGCTGCTGGCCGAAACCCTGGGCAGCATGGCCGCGAATGCCTGCCTCGATTCCAGCCGGCACGTGAGCGTGGGCCAGGAAATCAACGCCAACCATTTGCGCGGGGTGCGCGGTGGCCTGGTGACGGGGCGCGCCACGCCGATCCACCGGGGCCGCACGAGCCAGGTCTGGGAAATCCGCATCACTGGCGACGACGGCAAACTGTGCTGCATCTCGCGCATCACCATGGCCGTCATCGACGCCCCAGAGCAGAGTTGA
- a CDS encoding methyl-accepting chemotaxis protein: MMSFNRLTIGARLSAGFGLLVLLMLVLAAFALLRIGAISGAMDAQEKVQLEKLEPLYVAREALDQTGLAARNAYIFHDQAAAEKELAILDSQKALYLEALARLAPQFAGDAQFEKVSTGLKTMAQELQRPRQFRATGQMEQYGTFLVEECSPLRRQIVADIDTVLKSVQRESEQASVAARAIYGQSLRWIGVLAALSVLICIAVATVITRGLLRQLGGEPAYAAAIAGRIALGELAIDVHTRHGDDSSLLFAIKTMRDNLAAIVGKVRHGTESIATASTEIASGNRDLSQRTEQQAGSLEEVASSMEELISTVRQNADNAQQANHLAREASKVSEQGGKAVAEVVHTMGLINASSNKIVDIIGVIDSIAFQTNILALNAAVEAARAGEQGRGFAVVATEVRNLAQRSSAAAREIKLLIDDSVSKVGTGTLLVEQAGVTMHDVVAGIGRVTGIMAEISHATQEQGAGIEQVNRAIVDMDRVTQQNAALVEQAAAAAHELQQQAAQLEQEVGIFKLAKPANGPLRLAA; the protein is encoded by the coding sequence ATGATGTCATTCAATCGTTTGACGATAGGCGCACGCCTGAGCGCAGGCTTCGGGCTGCTGGTGCTACTGATGCTGGTACTGGCCGCCTTCGCGCTGCTGCGCATCGGCGCCATCTCCGGCGCCATGGACGCGCAAGAAAAAGTCCAACTGGAAAAACTCGAACCGCTGTACGTGGCGCGCGAAGCGCTCGACCAGACGGGCCTGGCCGCCCGCAACGCGTATATCTTCCATGACCAGGCCGCCGCCGAAAAAGAGCTGGCCATCCTCGACAGCCAGAAAGCGCTGTACCTGGAAGCGCTGGCGCGCCTGGCGCCGCAGTTCGCCGGCGATGCGCAATTCGAGAAAGTCAGCACGGGCCTGAAGACCATGGCGCAGGAATTGCAGCGTCCGCGCCAGTTCCGCGCCACGGGGCAGATGGAACAGTACGGCACTTTCCTGGTCGAAGAGTGCAGCCCGCTGCGGCGCCAGATCGTCGCCGACATCGACACGGTGCTGAAATCCGTGCAGCGCGAATCGGAGCAGGCCAGCGTGGCCGCGCGCGCCATCTACGGCCAGTCGCTGCGCTGGATCGGCGTGCTGGCCGCGCTCAGCGTGCTCATTTGCATAGCCGTGGCTACCGTCATCACGCGCGGCCTGCTGCGCCAGCTGGGCGGTGAGCCGGCGTATGCGGCCGCGATTGCGGGGCGCATCGCGCTCGGTGAACTGGCCATCGACGTGCACACGCGCCACGGCGACGACAGCAGTTTATTGTTTGCGATCAAGACCATGCGCGACAACCTGGCCGCCATCGTCGGCAAGGTGCGCCACGGTACGGAAAGTATCGCCACGGCATCGACCGAGATCGCCTCGGGCAACCGCGATTTGTCGCAGCGCACGGAGCAGCAGGCCGGCTCACTCGAAGAGGTGGCGTCATCGATGGAAGAACTGATTTCCACCGTGCGCCAGAATGCGGACAACGCCCAGCAGGCGAACCACCTGGCGCGCGAAGCGTCCAAGGTCTCGGAGCAGGGCGGCAAGGCGGTGGCCGAAGTGGTGCACACCATGGGCCTGATCAATGCTTCATCGAACAAGATCGTCGACATCATCGGCGTGATCGACAGCATTGCCTTCCAGACGAATATCCTGGCCTTGAACGCGGCCGTGGAAGCGGCGCGCGCCGGTGAACAGGGACGCGGTTTTGCCGTCGTCGCCACGGAAGTGCGCAACCTGGCGCAACGCTCAAGCGCCGCCGCGCGCGAAATCAAGCTGCTGATCGACGATTCCGTCAGCAAGGTGGGCACGGGAACCTTGCTCGTCGAGCAAGCTGGCGTCACCATGCACGACGTGGTGGCCGGCATCGGCAGGGTAACGGGCATCATGGCCGAGATCAGCCACGCCACGCAGGAGCAGGGCGCCGGCATCGAGCAAGTCAACCGCGCCATCGTCGACATGGATCGCGTGACCCAGCAGAATGCGGCCCTGGTCGAGCAGGCGGCCGCCGCCGCGCACGAATTGCAGCAGCAGGCGGCGCAGCTGGAACAGGAAGTGGGCATTTTCAAACTCGCCAAGCCGGCCAACGGACCGCTGCGCCTCGCCGCTTGA
- a CDS encoding MFS transporter, with translation MPSSSRLSLPLQVLAACLTGLLIPLCFTGPAVALPALGAELHGSAAALNWVINAYILSYGSAMMVAGSLTDVLGRRRVWLAGLALFCVATLAIAHAPSVAWIAVLRFVQGLGGAAAFAAAMSSLAPLFHGAARSRVMSVLGTTFGLGLAFGPLAAGAMLALARWPAIFYATAVLGAIGMLLVWVSVPADPARGQGRLDWPGAISFSAALGLLTLGMLLAPEHGWRHGAVLLSVAASVLLFLAFGAIERRTARPMLDLSLFRQRRFVAVQVLAASPAFLFIVLIVMLPGRFIGIDNMSALAAGRLMIALAAPLLLVPMLAALLSRWVETGALCAAGLLLAAAGLAWLAQVLGHGGTAALAGPLLLIGVGIGLPWGLMDGMALSVVETERAGMATGIFNTVRVSADGVALALAGSLLAGLIGAGLAQQLPAELPVLAAASRAALGDIEQATQLLGGQEALLRASYDAAFRQLLLGLALLAVALAALVPYLLRKKEKRLTKP, from the coding sequence ATGCCCTCTTCCTCACGTCTTTCACTCCCCCTGCAAGTGCTGGCCGCTTGCCTGACGGGCTTGCTGATTCCCCTGTGCTTCACGGGCCCGGCCGTGGCCCTGCCCGCCCTCGGCGCCGAATTGCACGGCAGCGCCGCCGCCCTGAACTGGGTCATCAATGCGTATATCCTCAGCTATGGCAGCGCCATGATGGTGGCCGGCAGCCTGACGGATGTGCTGGGACGGCGCCGCGTCTGGCTGGCGGGCCTGGCGCTGTTTTGCGTGGCGACCCTGGCCATCGCCCACGCGCCATCGGTGGCATGGATCGCCGTGCTGCGCTTCGTGCAGGGCCTGGGCGGCGCGGCCGCGTTCGCCGCCGCCATGTCGTCGCTGGCGCCATTGTTCCACGGCGCGGCGCGCAGCCGCGTGATGAGCGTGCTGGGCACGACGTTCGGCCTGGGCCTGGCCTTCGGTCCGCTGGCGGCCGGCGCCATGCTGGCGCTGGCCCGCTGGCCCGCCATCTTTTACGCCACGGCCGTGCTGGGCGCCATCGGCATGCTGCTGGTATGGGTCAGCGTGCCGGCCGATCCGGCGCGCGGCCAGGGCCGGCTGGACTGGCCTGGCGCCATCAGCTTCAGCGCCGCGCTGGGCCTGCTGACCCTGGGCATGCTGCTGGCGCCCGAACACGGCTGGCGCCACGGCGCCGTGCTGCTGTCCGTCGCCGCATCCGTGCTGCTGTTCCTTGCCTTTGGCGCCATCGAGCGCAGGACGGCGCGGCCCATGCTGGATTTGTCGCTGTTCCGCCAGCGCCGCTTTGTCGCCGTGCAAGTGCTGGCCGCCTCGCCCGCCTTCCTGTTCATCGTGCTGATCGTCATGCTGCCGGGGCGCTTCATCGGCATCGACAACATGTCCGCACTGGCGGCGGGCCGTTTGATGATCGCCCTGGCAGCGCCGCTGCTGCTCGTGCCCATGCTGGCGGCGCTGCTGTCGCGCTGGGTCGAGACGGGCGCCCTGTGCGCGGCGGGCCTGCTGCTGGCCGCGGCGGGCCTGGCCTGGCTGGCGCAGGTGCTGGGCCATGGCGGCACCGCGGCGCTGGCAGGCCCCCTGCTGCTGATCGGCGTGGGCATCGGCTTGCCGTGGGGCTTGATGGATGGCATGGCCCTGAGCGTGGTGGAAACGGAGCGGGCCGGCATGGCGACGGGCATCTTCAATACCGTGCGCGTCAGCGCCGACGGGGTGGCGCTGGCGCTGGCGGGTTCCTTGTTGGCCGGCCTGATCGGCGCGGGCCTGGCGCAGCAACTACCAGCCGAGCTACCTGTGCTGGCCGCCGCCAGCCGCGCCGCGCTCGGCGATATCGAGCAGGCGACACAGCTGCTGGGCGGCCAGGAAGCGCTGCTGCGCGCCAGCTATGACGCCGCCTTCCGCCAGCTGCTGCTCGGCCTGGCGCTGCTGGCCGTGGCGCTGGCGGCGCTGGTGCCGTATCTGCTCAGGAAGAAAGAAAAGCGCCTGACAAAACCGTAG
- a CDS encoding LysR family transcriptional regulator: protein MDSLGGIAMFVQVADSGSFSATGRLLGLSSSAVGKSVARMEARLGARLFQRSTRHLALTAEGEKFLQRCKRILAEVEAAERELGESGGAPSGRLRISLPRYSGLFEPAIGAFMQAYPAIELDLDFSDAMVNIVSDGFDAVVRTGELADSSLMRRKLCTFRRLLLASPAYLARHGRPADGAALLRHARLDYRFPATGRLEQWPLMDETVQPAPGMVCNSVEMRVYLAVQGQGIAYLPAFAVQRELAAGQLVSLLDEHTQARTAFWLLWPASRHLPPRLRVFIDFLVQQLQDQTFGALP, encoded by the coding sequence ATGGATAGCTTGGGTGGCATCGCCATGTTCGTGCAGGTGGCCGACAGCGGCAGTTTTTCGGCCACGGGCCGGTTGCTGGGCCTGTCATCGTCGGCCGTCGGCAAGAGCGTGGCGCGCATGGAGGCGCGGCTCGGTGCGCGCCTGTTCCAGCGCAGCACGCGGCACCTGGCGCTGACGGCGGAAGGGGAAAAATTCCTGCAGCGCTGCAAGCGCATCCTGGCCGAGGTGGAAGCGGCCGAGCGCGAATTGGGTGAATCGGGCGGCGCGCCCAGCGGCCGCCTGCGCATCAGCCTGCCACGTTACAGCGGCCTGTTCGAGCCGGCCATCGGCGCGTTCATGCAAGCCTATCCCGCCATCGAACTCGACCTTGATTTCTCCGACGCCATGGTCAACATCGTCAGCGACGGCTTTGATGCGGTCGTGCGCACGGGCGAGCTGGCCGACTCAAGCTTGATGCGGCGCAAACTCTGTACGTTCCGTCGCCTGCTGCTGGCGTCGCCCGCCTATCTGGCGCGCCACGGACGGCCCGCCGATGGCGCCGCGCTGCTGCGGCACGCGCGCCTCGACTACCGCTTTCCCGCCACGGGCCGCCTGGAGCAATGGCCGCTGATGGACGAGACTGTCCAGCCGGCGCCCGGCATGGTCTGCAACAGCGTGGAAATGCGCGTCTACCTGGCCGTGCAGGGGCAGGGCATCGCCTACCTGCCCGCGTTTGCCGTGCAGCGTGAGCTGGCGGCGGGGCAACTGGTCTCGCTGCTGGACGAGCATACGCAGGCGCGCACGGCATTCTGGCTGCTGTGGCCAGCCAGCCGCCACCTGCCGCCGCGCTTGCGCGTGTTCATCGATTTCCTGGTGCAGCAGTTGCAGGATCAGACTTTTGGCGCCTTGCCATGA
- a CDS encoding serine hydrolase domain-containing protein yields MMTKLAASITVMTLALAACKPAATAPAHDIPAAMRQTATTLLQSTLLHATSIAVVYRGKEFMLHQGELETGKVNPPNDTTLYEIGSVSKTFAGLLLANAVLDGKAALDDPIQKYLPDAYPNLQWQGQPVRLRHLITHTSAMPGMLPLQVNTILKDFTAHATPAKLNAAYASYGQQQFWQDLHTVSITGPLGKDYAYSSAGTELIAHTLEKIYGMPYEVLLTQFLAREAGMRDTRLRIAATDTGRLAPGYHSDNPVVTTPMPQLPWGAAGNLKSTLPDMAKYLRLQLSAHPAVIESHQPLVRFQDDFSIGYFWNIGSNSQLGTHYVHHGGVPRAQSYAYVVPKYQLGVFIITNQSGDATASAMESALAHIFDTVASMESVE; encoded by the coding sequence ATGATGACCAAACTCGCCGCAAGCATCACTGTAATGACACTCGCGCTGGCAGCTTGCAAGCCGGCAGCCACGGCTCCTGCGCATGACATTCCCGCAGCCATGCGCCAGACGGCGACCACCTTGCTGCAGTCAACATTGCTGCACGCGACCTCGATTGCCGTCGTGTATCGCGGCAAGGAATTCATGCTGCATCAAGGCGAGCTGGAGACGGGCAAAGTCAATCCGCCGAACGATACAACGCTGTATGAAATCGGCTCGGTCAGCAAGACTTTTGCCGGCCTGCTGCTGGCGAACGCTGTGCTCGATGGGAAGGCGGCGCTCGACGATCCCATCCAAAAGTACCTGCCGGACGCCTACCCGAACCTGCAGTGGCAGGGGCAGCCAGTGCGCTTGCGCCATTTGATCACGCACACCAGCGCCATGCCGGGCATGCTGCCATTGCAGGTGAACACCATATTGAAGGATTTCACTGCACATGCCACGCCGGCAAAGCTCAATGCGGCCTACGCCAGCTACGGACAACAGCAATTCTGGCAAGACTTGCACACAGTCAGCATCACAGGTCCGCTAGGCAAGGACTATGCCTATTCCAGCGCCGGCACCGAACTCATTGCGCACACGCTCGAAAAAATCTACGGCATGCCCTATGAAGTCCTGCTCACGCAATTCCTCGCGCGCGAAGCGGGCATGCGCGATACCAGACTGAGAATCGCCGCCACGGATACCGGCCGGCTGGCGCCCGGCTACCACAGCGACAATCCCGTCGTGACAACACCGATGCCGCAACTGCCCTGGGGAGCGGCCGGCAACCTGAAGTCGACCTTGCCGGACATGGCGAAATACCTGCGCCTGCAATTGAGCGCCCATCCCGCGGTCATCGAATCGCACCAGCCGCTGGTGCGCTTTCAGGACGACTTCAGCATTGGCTACTTCTGGAACATCGGCAGCAATAGCCAGTTGGGCACGCATTATGTACACCATGGCGGCGTGCCACGTGCGCAAAGCTACGCTTATGTCGTTCCCAAATACCAGCTGGGGGTCTTCATCATCACCAACCAGAGCGGCGACGCGACTGCCAGCGCCATGGAAAGCGCGCTGGCGCATATTTTCGACACGGTGGCATCGATGGAAAGCGTGGAGTAG